One window of Lepeophtheirus salmonis chromosome Z, UVic_Lsal_1.4, whole genome shotgun sequence genomic DNA carries:
- the LOC121130296 gene encoding uncharacterized protein produces MRFVNHQSFPRWIHWFWITGILFIQPGLLRCEDTTDLPDLLSSSTTSKTITTTLTNNNTSVSHTISVVSVLYSSDESSETNITFHSSFHNSSVPTNTTTVRTTPQEEEEEETTLPQPADLSFKIISTTTTPAESSTLRPSTTTPILPVALITNMTKLEDTLPELLQIGSLAPSSSETPSHKPGERVRGGKEGRSLMHHSPVIVRVFDKNDSKVIEEEMGRKSQDKNRSAVEIISDTTFILREQGSHVDLGESTGSLLTLKDSGGEEDEPSKESTASGMSTNMLVGIIIGTLLLMIIGTVGFGVLIYHEKFANKPQTLDDNYANSDSGGIYNFSTTEDFFRRISHIECGGFDIGRDTYSEEMYNLDNDSFLNSLEAMTFPSYSPEMNNRSTFSNDSGV; encoded by the exons ATGCGTTTCGTGAATCACCAGTCTTTTCCAAGATGGATCCATTGGTTTTGGATAACAGGGATACTATTTATCC AGCCTGGTCTATTGCGATGTGAAGACACAACCGACCTTCCAGATCTCTTATCCTCATCAACAACGTCgaaaacaataacaacaaccCTAACGAACAATAATACGAGTGTGAGTCATACTATAAGTGTCGTCTCTGTTCTATACTCTTCTGATGAATCCTCTGAGACCAACATCACCTTCCACTCATCCTTCCACAACTCATCAGTCCCTACCAACACCACCACTGTACGAACAACTCCAcaagaggaggaggaggaggaaacCACTCTTCCTCAACCCGCTGATCtatcatttaaaatcatttccACTACGACAACACCTGCAGAATCTTCCACTCTCAGGCCTTCGACGACCACTCCAATTCTTCCTGTCGCTCTTATTACAAATATGACAAAACTGGAGGACACCCTACCCGAATTATTGCAAATAGGCTCTTTAGCCCCGAGCTCATCTGAGACTCCGAGTCACAAGCCGGGAGAAAGAGTTCGTGGAGGGAAAGAGGGTCGATCTCTCATGCATCATTCCCCTGTCATTGTACGGGTCTTTGACAAAAATGACTCCAAAGTCATTGAGGAAGAGATGGGTAGGAAAAGTCAAGACAAAAATCGATCCGCTGTGGAAATAATTTCGGATACAACATTCATTTTGAGAGAACAGGGTTCACATGTGGATTTAGGGGAGAGTACTGGATCCCTTTTAACTCTCAAAGATAGTGGAGGGGAAGAAGATGAGCCAAGTAAGGAGTCTACGGCCTCTGGTATGAGTACTAATATGCTCGTTGGTATCATTATTGGAACTCTACTTCTCATGATCATTGGCACCG ttggTTTTGGTGTGCTTATCTATCATGAAAAATTTGCAAACAAGCCTCAAACCCTGGATGATAACTATGCTAATTCAGACTCTGGAGGGATTTACAACTTTAGTACAACAGAGGATTTCTTTCGACGAATAAGTCACATTGAATGTGGAGGATTTGATATTGGGCGT GATACATATAGCGAAGAAATGTACAATTTGGATAATGATTCGTTCCTTAATAGTTTAGAAGCAATGACGTTTCCTTCATATAGTCCGGAAATGAACAATCGTAGTACGTTCTCCAATGATTCTGGAGTTTGA